The genomic region TCCCATCACCCGTCCGCAGGCATCGACGAGGCTGCAGCCCGGTGCCACGCTGATGCTCTACACCGACGGTCTCGTCGAGCGCCGCGGCCTGGTGATCGATGACGGAATCCGCAGTGCCGGTGACATCCTGGTCGACACCCTCGGCTGCTCGGCGGAGGACGTCGCCGACGCGATGCTCGGAAGTCAGACGCCCCCTGGTGGATTCGACGATGACGTGGCCATCGTGGTGTATCGGCGGCCGCCCACTGCGCTGCGGCTCGAGGTGGTGGCGACACCGGATCAGTTGGCCGACATCCGTGCCCGCCTGGCCGACTGGCTGCGGGCCGTCAGCATCCCCGAGGAACTCGCCGCCGACATCACCCTCGTCGTCAACGAGGCCTGCACCAACAGCATCGAACACGGGTACCGCGGCAGGCCGGCAGGCCCGATGTCGGTGAGCGCAGAGGTAAACGGCCGCGAGATCTGTATTGAGATAACAGATTCCGGCTCCTGGAAGACACCCGATCCGAACCCGCGAGTGCGTGGCCGTGGGGTTCCGCTGATGCGGGCGGTGAGCGGTGGAATGTCGGTCGATGGCACCGCGGCGGGGACCACCGTCACCATGTCGTTCCCCTTCGACTGAATTTCCGAAGTCCTTGCGTACGGCGGGTTGGACTTGCGGCCGGTGACGATGGTGACGCCACCGTGCGCTCGGAGACGGTCAAGCACCGCCAAGCCGTCGCATCTGTCAGCCGCTAGAAGGTCGTGGCCAACACCAGTGCCGCGGCGGCGAGCAGCGCCCAGCCGAACGCCGGCACGACGATGCCCCAACGGCGACGGGCCGTGAACACCGAGACCGCCGCGGCGAGCACCGCGACCGCGGGCGTGCCGTAGAGGATCAGGCCGAAGGTGGTCTCGTTCGGTCCCAGTTCGGTGCACGTGTTGCTGGTGCATCTCGCTGTACCGAGCACCTGTAGGTAGGCATACCCGACGACGGCCAGCGCGCCGGGGATCAGCAACGCGGCGAGCACCCAGTTCAGGATGGTCCGCCGGCGATGACCCTCTGGCGAGGAGGAGTCCTGTGACGTGTCTCCGACGTTCCGTGCGGTGGATGACGCGGCCATTGAGTCGCCTCCGGGATCGGGTGAATTCGGTGGGAGATGGCTACCCCCGTACCCTCCGCACCGAAACCCGGCGTCGTTCTGCGTTTCAGCGTGTTACTGCGCGGCCTGACCACCGGCGCGGATCTCGTCGACGTCGCGACCATCCACACCACCCGGTATTCGCAAGATCAAGGCCTACAAGCGAATTCAATCTGTACTCGGAGATCATCAGAACACTGCCGAGCGCGCGCGCCAGCAGGCGAGGAAGTGCCGCAACAAGGCCCGCAAGCTCATCGCGGCCTGACGTCGCTCGCTCGGCGTTTCACGTGATCGGCACCGGGTATCCGACGGAGTGCGCGCGCCACGGCGACGGGTGCGCAGGAGGGAGTCCGACATGGGTGATGATTCCAAGGATCCGATCGATCACGCCAGGACGACGCGGCAGCACGCGGGCGAGACGATGAAGAACGGCACCAACGCCCCTGGTCTGGTCATCTTGGCACTCGGCGTGATGGCGATGGTCTTCGGACTTGCGGCCTTCGCCTCTGGCGCCGCCACCGCGGGTTCGGTCGCTGCGATCATCGCCGTCTGCGCCTACGTCGTGGGCGGTGCCTGGCTCTTCGTCACGCACCGACGCGTCCGGCAACAGGAGCTGAGGTGGGCCGCCGGACATCCGCACGCCGAGGCTCCGCCTCCAGCCAGTTGAGGATGGTGCCATGGCGAGAAGTGGGCCGCATCCCACCGACTTCTGGGAGCCCCTTGTGGGGCTCGTCCTCGTCATCGTCGGCATCGCGTCGGTCGGCGCACTGCTGGTGGCTGCGGGCGGAGGCTACGCGAGCCCGGCGTTGATCCTGACGGGCGCGGCAGCGCTTCTGCTCGGCGGGGGCCTGATGCTGATGATGCATTCCGGACGGCATGACAGAGGCCTGCTCAGGACCCATGCGGATGCCGAGCAGCGCCGCCGCTACCGCGCCGAGTTCCGCATCAGGCGGTCCGGGCGCTGACGGTCGTTCTAGCCGGTAGTTGTCTGGTGCGCAACGAGTCTGAGATGTGTCCGGGGCGGCCGCACCGCGGTGTGGATCGCGCCCTGCAGTGAGCGCGCCACGGGTAGTGCGCCGGCCGGGTCACAGATCCGCAGCAGCCGGTTGACCTCGTCGCTCGGCAGCACCACGAGGTTCACACCGCGTTGCGAGCACGAGACGTTGATTCGGTGCAGGACCGAGAACCCAGCGGTGCCGAAGAAGGTCAGCCCGCGCAGATCGAGGATCAGTCGCTTGGCCGCGCCGAGGTTGTGCTCGACGAAGTCCGACAGGGTGGTCGCATTCGAGGCGTCGATCTCGCCCTCGACGGTGTGCAGCGAGATATAGGAACCGATGGGCCGCGCGGTGAAGTGCGTGCCGCGGCGCCGGGATGTGCCCCGGCTACGGTGATGTGCAAGTGACATGTCCAGAAATCCATCCGCGATGACGTGCAAGAGTGTCGGCCCGCTGTGGGCCACTGCCGCAGTGTGAATTGCGGGTCCGATGTCGTTGTGTGCGGGGCTGGGGTCTCAACCTCCAGTTGAGCGTAGTGCGAAATCGGTGGCGGGACAATGGCCCTTAGTGGCTTCTAATAGTCCCTGATCAGCGCGTTTTCAGCCTCACCCGGTGCCACTCGGTGAACCCCGGTCTGGTACCGGCGCACGACGGATTCCGCTGTTTGCCTACGGCGGCAGCGGGAATCCCTCTCCAATCCGAGGTATGGAGGTGTGAGGACGATGCCCAATCCGTCGCTCAAGAACGAGGACATGTACGAGGAACTGCGCAAGCAGGGCAACTCGAAGGAGAAGTCCGCGCGCATCTCGAATGCCGCCGCCGCGCGCGGTAAGTCGGCCGTCGGGCGCAAGGGTGGCGAGTCCGGATCGTATGACGACTGGACTGTCCCCGAGCTCAAGAAGCGCGCGAGGGAACTCGGCTTATCGGGCTACTCGGATCTGACGAAGGACCGCCTGGTCGCAAAACTCCGGAATCACTGAGACACGAAGAACCGTCCGGAGGTTGGTCATGGACGTCGACCATCCGCGGGCCAATCAGGCCTGGGATCGCGATGCCCGTGGTGAGACGGAAGTCCAGCGACTGGACCGCAACTGGTCGAGTCTCCTGCAGGAGCTTCGGGTAGTGCAGACCGGTGTCCAGTTGCTCACCGGGTTCATGCTGACCCTTCCATTTCAGCCCCGATTCGACCTGCTCGACGAGGGCATGAGGATTGTGTACCTGGTCAGTGTGGGCTGTGCGGTGGCGGCCACCGTCCTGCTGGTCGCGCCGGTCGGAATGCATCGGGTCTTGTTCCGGCAGCGCCGGCTCGCATCCCTGGTGGCGGCGGCGCATCGCCTCGCCTACGCGGGACTGCTGCTTCTGGGTGCGGCGCTGGTGGGGATGACCGTCATCGTCTTCGACGCGGTGGCGGGCCATCAGACCGCCTACATCGCGGGCAGCGTTGCGATGGCGGCCTTTGCGGTGTTCTGGGTGGTCGTGCCGGTGGTGATTCGCGTCTCACATCGGTGACCGCGATCGAAATTTCTCTCGCGGCTGGGAATGACGGGCGCCGTGATCCGGGTTGGTCCGAGTGGGATGTCACCCGCAAGGGATCCCGGACACCAGGAGATACGAAACGTGAACGTGACTGCAAGAGAACCAAAATCAATCGCGGTGATCGTCGGCAGTGTCGCCGTCGCGGCGGCCGCCATCACCGTCGGCGTACTACAGGGATCTGCGAACTCGGAGACCTTTGCCGGTGATATGAGCACCGGGGTGACCGTGACCGCGACCACTGCGCCGAGCGAGGCGCCGATCCCCGCGGCGGCGCCCGCGATAACGGGCCCGGCCCCGTTGCCGCTTGAGGAGCAGGGCCTGCCCGGCTAACGGGTTTCGCCACTTCCTTGCCGGTAGCGACGGACCCGCCGTAGCCTCGGGACGTGGCGGCTTCCGACACTGTCAGCCCCGACGAACTGGCTGACATGGGGTTCTTCGCCGGCTGCCCGATTGAATCGTTGGGGCCGCTGGCGGCTCAACTGCGACCGCTGTCCGCCGTGCCCGGCGAGGTGTTGATGCGTCAGGGCGAGGACGCCGTCTCATTTCTGCTGATCGCCTCCGGCCACGCCGAGGTCTCGCATTCGGATGCCGAGGGCGTGACCACCGTCGGCACTGTCGGCCCCGGTCTGATCGTCGGTGAGATCGCTCTGATGCGCGATACGCCTCGTTCGGCGACGGTGAAGGCCGCCGAACCGCTCAGTGGGTGGATCGGGGGCCGCGAGGCCTTCGCGACCATGCTCGACGTGCCGTGCATGATGACGCACCTGGTGCGCACGGCGCGCCAACGGCTGGCGGCCCACGCCAAGCCGATTCCCGTCACGCTGCGCGACAGGAGCCAGATGTACCTGCGGCCGGTGCTGCCCGGCGATAACGAGCGCACGGTGCATGGACCGGTGCAGTTCTCCAGCGAGACGCTGTACCGACGCTTTCAGAGCATGCAGAAACCGACTCCGACGCTGATGAGTTACCTGTTCGAGGTCGACTACGTCGATCACTTCGTCTGGGTGATGACCGATGGGCCGGATGGACCGGTGGTCGCCGACGCGCGATTCGTCCGGGAGGGGGCCGACTCCAGCGTGGCCGAGGTGGCCTTCATCGTCGGCGATGACTATCAGGGCAGGGGGATCGGCACATTCCTCATGGCCGCCCTGGCCGTGGCGGCCCGCAGCGACGGCGTACACCAGTTCACCGCCCGGGTGCTGGCCGACAACTACGCCATGCGCGCGATCCTGGAGCGCTACGGAGCCCTGTGGCATCGCGATGACCTCGGGGTGGTGACTACGGTGATCGACGTGCCCACTCTGCGCGAGTTGTCCCTGCCGCCCACGGTCTACCGCGAGATCAGATCCCTGGCGCGACAAGTTATGCGGGCGTTGGGCTGATGGCGAGCGCGGCCGGCAACAGACCGCCGTTGAACAAGGACACGCGGCTATGCATCTCGCTGGCAGCACGGCCGAGCAATATCGGCACCCGATTCCACAACCACCTGTACGACGTGCTGGGACTCGACTTCATCTACAAGGCGTTCACCACCACCGACATCGCGGCGGCGATCGGCGGGGTGCGCGCACTGGGGATCCGCGGATGCTCGGTGTCGATGCCGTTCAAGGAGGACGTCATCGACCTCGTCGACGAGGTCGAGGCATCGGCGCGGGCCATCAACTCGGTCAACACGATCGTCAACGACGACGGACACCTGGTGGCCTCGAACACCGATTACCTTGCCGTGCAACGCCTGATAGACGACCATCGGCTGGATCCGTCGTCGACGGTGCTGATCCGCGGCAGCGGTGGAATGGCCAGTGCCGTTGGCGCGGCCTTCCACGACTACGGTTTCGACACCGGCACCGTCGTCGCCCGCAACGCCGACGCGGGACGCGAACTAGCGGCGCGACTCGGCTACGAGTACAGCCCTGAGGTGGCAGACCGTGTTGCCGCGATCATCGTCAACGTCACGCCGATCGGGATGGCGGGCGGACCAGAGTCCACCGAACGGGCCTTCGACGAATGGACCATCGCCCAGGCGAACACGGTGTTTGACGTGGTGGCGCTCCCGTCGGAGACACCGCTGATCGCCGCGGCCCGCGCGGCGGGCGCCCATGTCATCACCGGGGCCGAGGTGATCGCTCTGCAGGCAGCCGAACAGTTCGAGCGCTACACCGGGGTGCGGCCGACGGCGGAGCAGGTGGCTGAGGCGTCGGCGATCTCGCGGGCGTGACGCTGCGGCGTCAAGCGTTCGCCAGGATGATTCCTCGGCGTACCTCTTCCGGGCTGTGGCCACTGGAATCCGCGTAAAGCATCCTCGCCGCGATGAACCACGACAGCGACGAATGCACTGCATCGGCCGTGGGGGATGCGTCGTCGGGCAGCGCGAGTTGAAACGGCAGCGTCAGCGGGGATCCGGCCTTTAGTGCAATTGCCTTGCCCAGATTGATG from Mycolicibacterium sp. YH-1 harbors:
- a CDS encoding shikimate 5-dehydrogenase, whose amino-acid sequence is MASAAGNRPPLNKDTRLCISLAARPSNIGTRFHNHLYDVLGLDFIYKAFTTTDIAAAIGGVRALGIRGCSVSMPFKEDVIDLVDEVEASARAINSVNTIVNDDGHLVASNTDYLAVQRLIDDHRLDPSSTVLIRGSGGMASAVGAAFHDYGFDTGTVVARNADAGRELAARLGYEYSPEVADRVAAIIVNVTPIGMAGGPESTERAFDEWTIAQANTVFDVVALPSETPLIAAARAAGAHVITGAEVIALQAAEQFERYTGVRPTAEQVAEASAISRA
- a CDS encoding STAS domain-containing protein; the encoded protein is MSLAHHRSRGTSRRRGTHFTARPIGSYISLHTVEGEIDASNATTLSDFVEHNLGAAKRLILDLRGLTFFGTAGFSVLHRINVSCSQRGVNLVVLPSDEVNRLLRICDPAGALPVARSLQGAIHTAVRPPRTHLRLVAHQTTTG
- a CDS encoding GNAT family N-acetyltransferase gives rise to the protein MAASDTVSPDELADMGFFAGCPIESLGPLAAQLRPLSAVPGEVLMRQGEDAVSFLLIASGHAEVSHSDAEGVTTVGTVGPGLIVGEIALMRDTPRSATVKAAEPLSGWIGGREAFATMLDVPCMMTHLVRTARQRLAAHAKPIPVTLRDRSQMYLRPVLPGDNERTVHGPVQFSSETLYRRFQSMQKPTPTLMSYLFEVDYVDHFVWVMTDGPDGPVVADARFVREGADSSVAEVAFIVGDDYQGRGIGTFLMAALAVAARSDGVHQFTARVLADNYAMRAILERYGALWHRDDLGVVTTVIDVPTLRELSLPPTVYREIRSLARQVMRALG
- a CDS encoding Rho termination factor, whose product is MPNPSLKNEDMYEELRKQGNSKEKSARISNAAAARGKSAVGRKGGESGSYDDWTVPELKKRARELGLSGYSDLTKDRLVAKLRNH
- the usfY gene encoding protein UsfY, translating into MGDDSKDPIDHARTTRQHAGETMKNGTNAPGLVILALGVMAMVFGLAAFASGAATAGSVAAIIAVCAYVVGGAWLFVTHRRVRQQELRWAAGHPHAEAPPPAS
- a CDS encoding DUF6328 family protein, with the translated sequence MDVDHPRANQAWDRDARGETEVQRLDRNWSSLLQELRVVQTGVQLLTGFMLTLPFQPRFDLLDEGMRIVYLVSVGCAVAATVLLVAPVGMHRVLFRQRRLASLVAAAHRLAYAGLLLLGAALVGMTVIVFDAVAGHQTAYIAGSVAMAAFAVFWVVVPVVIRVSHR